Proteins co-encoded in one Papaver somniferum cultivar HN1 chromosome 5, ASM357369v1, whole genome shotgun sequence genomic window:
- the LOC113278965 gene encoding uncharacterized protein LOC113278965 has product MNLRKVPLYLWNELGLSKIASIVGTPIMTDTPTALKTRMSYVRVLVEVAADCGFPSNLHIQVDNENFIVKAEYSWKPDACSHYKNFGDSSAKCSSKVISFLHCTSPVNTEDLVVQSNTGLIVNTRDREEITQDRIEQISLVAEVIKNAEGNCSFMKFRECLEA; this is encoded by the coding sequence ATGAACCTCAGGAAGGTTCCTCTTTATCTTTGGAATGAATTAGGATTATCTAAGATTGCtagtattgttggtactccaATCATGACCGATACTCCAACAGCATTGAAAACTAGGATGTCATATGTCAGGGTTTTGGTTGAAGTTGCAGCTGATTGTGGGTTCCCTTCTAATTTGCATATTCAAGTGGATAATGAAAATTTTATAGTGAAGGCTGAGTATTCTTGGAAACCTGATGCTTGCTCTCACTACAAGAATTTTGGAGATTCAAGTGCTAAGTGTAGCTCAAAGGTAATCTCTTTTCTTCATTGTACATCTCCGGTTAATACTGAAGATTTAGTCGTTCAAAGCAATACAGGGTTGATTGTTAACACAAGGGATAGAGAAGAAATTACTCAAGATAGAATTGAGCAAATCTCTCTAGTGGCTGAAGTTATCAAAAACGCAGAAGGAAAttgcagcttcatgaagttcagagaatgtttgGAAGCATAG